Within Halococcus salifodinae DSM 8989, the genomic segment GAGCGGAGAAAGGCGGTCTCGCTCGCCCCGATTTCACGCGCGATCGCCTGCATCTGGGCGGCTGAGAGGCCGTCGGCCGCTGGCACCACGCCGGCGGCGTTGCCCGCGAGCGGTTCGTCGGTGAAGGCGTCGATCAGGAGCGCCCGGACCGATTCCATACCGACGGGTCGCCGTCGGGCGTCCTCAATCCTCCGGCCGGACGTTCCACGCTGGTGACCTATGCGCCGTCCGGGCTGGCGGTGGTCGGCGGGCGCTCGTATCGGCTGGCGAGGTCGAGGTACGACATCGCTCGTTCGTGGCCGTCGGCGAGGCAGGCACGCTCGCGGGTGGGATCGTATTCGACGAGTCCACTCCGGTCGAGCGCCGGAAGATGCGTCCGAGCGAGATCGGTGGCGACTTCGCGGCACGCGCCAGCCACCGCCGCGATCGGCTGGCCCGCCTCGGCAGCTGCGATCACCCCGGCGAGATCGCGGAGCGCGAGTCCGTCCTCGACCTCGAGGAGGGCGTAGAGCACGTACCGTCGGCGACGAGCGGCGAGAACGTCGAAGATGGCGTCGGTGTCGAGCATAGCAGCGGAGTTCGTCCGACACAATATGAAAGACCTGCGCTCATTCGCAGGGAGGTTATATACTGGGTCGGTACCAGCGATCGACGACCGTTCGATGGACGTTCGACGGACAGGGTTAACCGATCCGGTCACGGAATCACGCCGGAGCACCACCATGTCCGAACTGCCGGACGATTTCACCTGCACCGTCACCAACTGGGAGTATATCTACGGTCGGTGTCGGGCGGTCGCCGACCAGGTCAAGCGCTCGGGGTTCGAACCGGAGGTGGTCGTCGCGCTCGCCCGCGGCGGTTGGTTCGCGGGCCGGTGTCTGTGTGATTTCCTCGGGCTCGACGACCTCACCAGTCTGAAGATGGAGCACTACGTCGGTACCGCCGCCAAAAGCGGCGAGCCCGAGGTCAGGTACCCGATGCCCGAGGGCTCCGTCGCGGGCAAGGACGTGCTCATCATCGACGACATCGCCGACACCGGCGGGTCGATCGAACACGCCCACGAGTACGTTCTCGACCGCGATCCCGACGGCGTCCGCACCGCGACCCTCCAACTCCTGGGAACCAGCGAGTTCGAACCCGACTACGTCGGCGAGCGCCTCGACGAGTGGGCGTGGATCGTCTACCCGTGGAACTTCATCGAGGACATGATCTGTCTCTTATACACATCTCTGATGGCGCGA encodes:
- a CDS encoding DUF7344 domain-containing protein, whose amino-acid sequence is MLDTDAIFDVLAARRRRYVLYALLEVEDGLALRDLAGVIAAAEAGQPIAAVAGACREVATDLARTHLPALDRSGLVEYDPTRERACLADGHERAMSYLDLASRYERPPTTASPDGA
- a CDS encoding phosphoribosyltransferase; its protein translation is MSELPDDFTCTVTNWEYIYGRCRAVADQVKRSGFEPEVVVALARGGWFAGRCLCDFLGLDDLTSLKMEHYVGTAAKSGEPEVRYPMPEGSVAGKDVLIIDDIADTGGSIEHAHEYVLDRDPDGVRTATLQLLGTSEFEPDYVGERLDEWAWIVYPWNFIEDMICLLYTSLMAR